A single window of Drosophila suzukii chromosome 3, CBGP_Dsuzu_IsoJpt1.0, whole genome shotgun sequence DNA harbors:
- the LOC108010844 gene encoding acyl-coenzyme A thioesterase 9, mitochondrial-like, which produces MLPALLGARKCRGFLMARNLLLLASKKSRRYYSSSNDIKKTSVDNPNCTMAEIKEDMMKSLGLEPGYTREPKCREELLQYQPKIEELPARSMQDSFSSAIIPLSKNPMLQDKYINFRGFVRLGRLLEDMDYFAAWCCHRHLKLPNLPKGVPLPYTIVTILVDRIDFTDVTASGTQDIRLSGHVSWVGTSSMEVVVWLEQKVDEKYKKITRALFLMAARNATNTGSAPVNPIQAANEEEKQILAGGAERKKHRQILSAQSVFKVEPNAQEQSLIYEIYKRTSPTEHAGPLKRLLPPNCCWMQDSFQMSTIPSFPEHRNHHNTVFGGFLMRSALEISWAAAFLYCKTRPKLEHISDISFEKPVTVNSFIKMTAYVVYTKLNYVQIMTVADVLDPYSGNRVTANAFHYTFSAPDTVTEVLPRSYHETMWYIHGRRKFNASNVYKSETIS; this is translated from the exons atgctaCCTGCATTGCTTGGAGCCCGTAAGTGCCGGGGCTTTCTTATGGCCAGGAACCTCTTGCTGTTGGCCAGTAAAAAGTCCAG GCGTTACTATTCTTCGAGCAATGACATCAAAAAAACCTCGGTAGACAATCCAAACTGCACTATGGCGGAGA TCAAGGAGGACATGATGAAGAGCTTGGGCCTAGAGCCCGGCTACACCCGGGAGCCAAAGTGCAGGGAAGAGCTCCTTCAGTACCAACCCAAGATCGAGGAACTGCCTGCACGATCCATGCAGGACTCCTTCTCCTCGGCCATCATTCCTCTGAGCAAGAATCCCATGCTGCAGGACAAGTATATAAACTTCAGAGGCTTCGTTCGCCTTGGCAGGCTTCTGGAGGACATGGACTATTTTGCCG CTTGGTGTTGCCATAGGCACTTAAAACTTCCCAATTTGCCGAAGGGAGTGCCTCTGCCCTACACCATTGTGACCATACTGGTGGACCGGATAGACTTCACCGATGTCACGGCATCTGGCACACAGGACATTCGCCTATCCGGTCACGTCAGCTGGGTGGGAACCAGTTCCATGGAGGTGGTGGTGTGGCTGGAGCAGAAAGTCGATGAAAAGTACAAAAAAATCACGCGTGCTCTGTTCCTTATGGCGGCCAGAAATGCAACCAACACTGGATCCGCTCCTGTGAATCCCATACAGGCCGCCAATGAGGAGGAGAAACAGATCCTGGCTGGTGGGGCAGAAAGAAAGAAGCACCGGCAGATACTGAGCGCCCAGTCCGTCTTCAAAGTGGAACCCAACGCTCAGGAGCAGTCGCTGATATATGAGATCTACAAGAGGACCTCCCCCACCGAACACGCGGGTCCGCTAAAGCGTCTCCTGCCACCTAACTGCTGCTGGATGCAGGACTCCTTCCAGATGAGCACTATTCCCTCGTTTCCGGAGCACAGGAATCACCACAACACTGTTTTCGGGGGGTTCCTTATGCGAAGTGCCCTGGAAATTAGCTGGGCAGCAGCTTTCCTCTACTGCAAAACGCGACCCAAACTGGAGCACATCTCGGACATTAGTTTCGAAAAGCCCGTGACGGTGAATAGCTTCATCAAAATGACAGCCTATGTGGTATACACGAAGCTCAACTACGTGCAGATCATGACCGTAGCCGATGTCCTGGATCCGTACTCCGGCAATCGTGTGACCGCTAACGCGTTTCATTACACCTTCTCAGCTCCGGATACGGTTACTGAAGTCCTTCCCCGGTCCTACCACGAAACCATGTGGTACATACATGGTCGCCGCAAGTTCAATGCCAGCAATGTTTATAAGTCTGAAACAATTTCCTAG
- the LOC108010845 gene encoding acyl-coenzyme A thioesterase 9, mitochondrial: MLRSLLGAQKCWGLIRSRKLMEVATKRAPASFAVSKRHYSPPTHIKQSAVANESGTMAEIKQEMMKRLGLEPGYNPLPKSREQLLKYQPKLEDLPPRAMQDSFTSAIIPLSTDRTLQDKYVTYLGHVRFGRLLEDMDMFAAWCCHKHLKLPNLPEGVHLPYTFVTILVDRIDFTNVQASGTQDIRLSGHVSWVGTSSIEVVVWLEQMVAGRYQKLTRALFLMAARNATNTGAAPVNPIQPANEEEKEILAGGADRKKKRQVICAQSVFKVEPNDPEQTLMYELYKRTTPSNTLELNKRILPPNCRWMEDSFQMSTIPSFPEHRNHHNRVFGGFLMRSALEISWAAAFLYCKSRPRLEHISDISFEKPVGVDSFIKMTAYVVYTKLNYVQIMTVADVLDTHTGSQVTTNTFYYTFSSPDTVTEVLPRSYHETMWYIQGRRKFEASMGLK, from the exons ATGCTGCGTTCTTTGTTGGGAGCACAAAAGTGCTGGGGATTGATCCGCAGCAGAAAACTCATGGAGGTGGCCACCAAACGGGCGCCTGCTTCCTTTGCGGTGTCCAA GCGTCACTACTCACCGCCCACTCATATTAAGCAATCGGCGGTGGCCAATGAATCCGGAACCATGGCTGAGA TCAAGCAGGAGATGATGAAACGACTGGGTCTAGAGCCCGGCTACAACCCGCTCCCAAAATCCAGGGAGCAGTTGCTCAAGTACCAGCCAAAGTTGGAGGATCTGCCACCGAGAGCCATGCAGGACTCCTTCACCTCGGCCATCATTCCCCTGAGCACGGATCGCACTTTGCAGGACAAGTATGTGACCTATCTGGGCCACGTGAGATTTGGGCGACTGCTGGAGGACATGGATATGTTTGCTG CTTGGTGCTGTCATAAGCACCTGAAATTGCCGAACCTGCCAGAGGGAGTTCACCTGCCGTACACCTTTGTGACCATTCTGGTGGACCGCATCGACTTCACCAATGTCCAGGCTTCAGGTACCCAGGACATTCGGCTTTCCGGCCATGTCTCATGGGTGGGAACCAGTTCCATTGAGGTCGTGGTCTGGCTGGAGCAGATGGTAGCTGGACGGTATCAAAAGCTCACCCGAGCTCTGTTCCTCATGGCGGCCAGAAATGCCACCAACACGGGAGCGGCTCCTGTGAATCCCATACAGCCGGCTAATGAGGAGGAGAAGGAGATTCTCGCTGGTGGCGCAGACAGAAAGAAGAAGCGACAGGTTATTTGCGCACAGTCCGTCTTCAAGGTGGAGCCGAACGATCCCGAGCAGACTCTCATGTACGAGCTTTACAAGAGGACGACTCCCAGCAACACTTTAGAGCTGAACAAGCGCATCCTGCCGCCGAACTGCCGTTGGATGGAGGACTCCTTCCAGATGAGCACTATTCCCTCGTTCCCGGAGCACAGGAACCACCACAACCGGGTCTTCGGAGGCTTCCTTATGCGAAGTGCCCTGGAGATTAGCTGGGCAGCAGCTTTCCTTTACTGCAAATCGCGACCCAGACTGGAGCACATCTCGGACATCAGTTTCGAGAAGCCCGTGGGCGTGGATAGTTTTATCAAGATGACGGCCTACGTGGTTTACACGAAGCTCAACTACGTGCAGATCATGACCGTTGCGGATGTCCTAGATACACACACGGGCAGCCAGGTGACCACCAACACGTTCTACTACACCTTCTCGTCTCCGGACACAGTTACTGAAGTCCTTCCCCGGTCCTACCACGAAACCATGTGGTACATCCAAGGTCGTCGCAAGTTCGAGGCCAGCATGGGCTTGAAATAG
- the LOC108010843 gene encoding acyl-coenzyme A thioesterase 9, mitochondrial: MIYQMARGLGMVVAKRCSLSAVRRKRLLVTNCPALASHQMTRSYVLDNGPKVKSDHRSGTMVDVARTIREQSGVDVGYHTIPKPRDHLLQHEPKREELPPRTMLDSHTTAILPLSASELIRESYVNHLGRVRLGRIMEELDMFAVWICHRHVKLPKLPKGVPLPYTFVTLLVDKVEFTNLERLQVNQDIEISGHISWAGRSSMEITIYVRQLIPGSREYIDVTKAIFVMVARNATNTAAAPINPLEVGNETEKLIWEQAEKRQKLRKSTAMESVLSSPPREYEQTIMYEILKRTTPTNSMDLNKRVLPPKCRWMEDSLQSTMIAPFPENRNAQNTIFGGYLMRQAVEISFIMASIYLGDRPILTCISDISFMHPVHVNRFLQLTAYVVYAAQNYVQLMTVAQIWDAKSGKVQTTNVFYLTYRADKVLDEVLPRSYREMLWYIHGRRKLLAALHLQPELPDPIDVPTESSRNICT; the protein is encoded by the exons ATGATCTATCAGATGGCAAGGGGACTCGGAATGGTGGTGGCGAAAAGATGCTCCTTATCGGCCGTCCGGCGGAAGCGTCTGTTGGTCACCAACTGCCCCGCGCTTGCTAGCCACCAGATGACCAGAAGCTATGTGCTGGACAACGGGCCCAAGGTGAAATCGGATCACCGCTCAGGAACGATGGTTGATG TGGCTCGTACCATTCGCGAGCAATCCGGCGTAGACGTGGGCTATCATACCATTCCCAAGCCCCGGGACCATCTCCTGCAGCATGAGCCCAAAAGAGAGGAGCTCCCGCCGAGAACCATGTTGGATTCCCACACCACTGCCATTCTGCCCCTCAGTGCCAGCGAGCTAATCCGCGAGAGCTATGTTAATCACCTGGGCAGGGTGAGATTGGGTCGGATTATGGAGGAACTGGACATGTTTGCAGTGTGGATCTGTCATCGCCATgtgaagctacccaagcttcCTAAGGGAGTTCCGCTACCTTACACCTTCGTCACATTGCTCGTGGACAAAGTGGAGTTCACCAATCTGGAGCGGTTGCAGGTCAACCAGGACATTGAGATCAGCGGACACATCTCGTGGGCGGGACGCAGCTCCATGGAGATCACTATCTATGTGAGGCAGTTAATACCTGGAAGCAGGGAATATATCGATGTAACCAAAGCCATCTTTGTCATGGTGGCCAGAAACGCCACAAACACAGCTGCGGCGCCTATTAATCCTCTGGAGGTTGGTAATGAGACCGAGAAGCTCATTTGGGAGCAGGCTGAGAAGCGGCAGAAGCTGCGCAAGTCCACGGCCATGGAGTCGGTGCTCAGCTCGCCACCCAGGGAATACGAGCAGACCATCATGTACGAGATCCTCAAGAGAACCACTCCGACCAACAGCATGGATCTCAATAAGCGTGTCCTGCCGCCGAAGTGCCGCTGGATGGAGGACTCCCTGCAGTCGACAATGATTGCTCCGTTTCCGGAGAACAGGAATGCACAGAACACCATCTTTGGAGGCTACCTGATGCGCCAGGCCGTGGAGATTAGCTTCATAATGGCCAGCATCTATCTGGGCGATCGGCCCATCCTCACGTGCATCTCGGACATCAGTTTTATGCACCCAGTGCATGTTAATAGGTTCCTCCAGCTCACCGCCTATGTGGTTTATGCCGCCCAGAATTACGTCCAGCTGATGACCGTGGCCCAGATTTGGGATGCTAAGAGTGGCAAGGTGCAGACCACGAATGTCTTCTACCTGACGTACAGGGCGGACAAGGTTCTGGACGAAGTGCTCCCGCGATCCTACCGAGAAATGCTGTGGTACATCCACGGCAGGCGAAAACTCCTGGCCGCCTTGCACTTGCAGCCGGAGCTTCCCGATCCCATCGACGTGCCCACGGAGAGCTCAAGAAATATCTGTACTTAG
- the RpL6 gene encoding large ribosomal subunit protein eL6 isoform X2, which translates to MAPVEKAKKVAKSAKKGKKTPVNSYLKGGILRYSKAQMYKRRALYRLKDKKSPVVQKVKVPIKKVKKIGGPKNGGERTVFLKKSKANYPTKTFVKKRPSKANFSEHKRNTRRNLTPGTVLILLAGRHQGKRVVLLKTLASGLLLVTGPFALNSCPLRRVSQRYVIGTSSKVDLGAFKVPEHLNDAYFRRLKAKKDKKSGEADIFAAKKERFVPNEQRKKDQKEVDSALLKVIKAHPEGKFFAKYLQNMFALHSSQYPHRMRF; encoded by the exons ATGGCACCCGTCGAAAAAGCTAAGAAGGTGGCCAAGTCGGCCAAAAAGGGCAAGAAGACCCCCGTCAACTCCTACCTGAAGGGCGGCATTCTGCGTTACTCCAAGGCCCAG ATGTACAAGCGTCGTGCCCTGTATCGCCTGAAGGACAAGAAGAGCCCCGTGGTGCAGAAGGTGAAGGTGCCCATCAAGAAGGTGAAGAAGATCGGAGGCCCCAAGAACGGCGGTGAGCGTACCGTCTTCCTGAAGAAGTCCAAGGCCAATTACCCGACCAAGACCTTCGTGAAGAAGCGCCCCTCCAAGGCCAACTTCAGCGAGCACAAGCGCAACACTCGCCGCAACCTGACCCCCGGAACCGTGCTCATCCTGCTGGCCGGTCGCCACCAGGGCAAGCGCGTCGTCCTGCTGAAGACGCTGGCCTCCGGACTCCTGCTGGTCACCGGACCCTTCGCCCTCAACTCGTGCCCCCTGCGTCGCGTCTCCCAGCGCTACGTGATCGGCACCTCCTCGAAGGTGGATCTGGGTGCCTTCAAGGTGCCCGAGCACCTGAACGACGCCTACTTCCGCCGCCTGAAGGCCAAGAAGGACAAGAAGAGCGGCGAGGCCGACATCTTCGCGGCCAAGAAGGAGCGCTTCGTGCCCAACGAGCAGCGCAAGAAGGACCAGAAGGAGGTGGACTCCGCCCTGCTGAAGGTCATCAAGGCCCACCCCGAGGGCAAGTTCTTTGCCAAGTACTTGCAGAACATGTTCGCCCTGCACTCCTCCCAATACCCCCACCGCATGCGATTCTAA
- the RpL6 gene encoding large ribosomal subunit protein eL6 isoform X1: MCFTMAPVEKAKKVAKSAKKGKKTPVNSYLKGGILRYSKAQMYKRRALYRLKDKKSPVVQKVKVPIKKVKKIGGPKNGGERTVFLKKSKANYPTKTFVKKRPSKANFSEHKRNTRRNLTPGTVLILLAGRHQGKRVVLLKTLASGLLLVTGPFALNSCPLRRVSQRYVIGTSSKVDLGAFKVPEHLNDAYFRRLKAKKDKKSGEADIFAAKKERFVPNEQRKKDQKEVDSALLKVIKAHPEGKFFAKYLQNMFALHSSQYPHRMRF; this comes from the exons TGTTTCACAATGGCACCCGTCGAAAAAGCTAAGAAGGTGGCCAAGTCGGCCAAAAAGGGCAAGAAGACCCCCGTCAACTCCTACCTGAAGGGCGGCATTCTGCGTTACTCCAAGGCCCAG ATGTACAAGCGTCGTGCCCTGTATCGCCTGAAGGACAAGAAGAGCCCCGTGGTGCAGAAGGTGAAGGTGCCCATCAAGAAGGTGAAGAAGATCGGAGGCCCCAAGAACGGCGGTGAGCGTACCGTCTTCCTGAAGAAGTCCAAGGCCAATTACCCGACCAAGACCTTCGTGAAGAAGCGCCCCTCCAAGGCCAACTTCAGCGAGCACAAGCGCAACACTCGCCGCAACCTGACCCCCGGAACCGTGCTCATCCTGCTGGCCGGTCGCCACCAGGGCAAGCGCGTCGTCCTGCTGAAGACGCTGGCCTCCGGACTCCTGCTGGTCACCGGACCCTTCGCCCTCAACTCGTGCCCCCTGCGTCGCGTCTCCCAGCGCTACGTGATCGGCACCTCCTCGAAGGTGGATCTGGGTGCCTTCAAGGTGCCCGAGCACCTGAACGACGCCTACTTCCGCCGCCTGAAGGCCAAGAAGGACAAGAAGAGCGGCGAGGCCGACATCTTCGCGGCCAAGAAGGAGCGCTTCGTGCCCAACGAGCAGCGCAAGAAGGACCAGAAGGAGGTGGACTCCGCCCTGCTGAAGGTCATCAAGGCCCACCCCGAGGGCAAGTTCTTTGCCAAGTACTTGCAGAACATGTTCGCCCTGCACTCCTCCCAATACCCCCACCGCATGCGATTCTAA